The following nucleotide sequence is from Capra hircus breed San Clemente chromosome 16, ASM170441v1, whole genome shotgun sequence.
TTGGCTTTGCTACAACTTTATTCACTACGCTGCATGAGGAGCCCTCCCTAAGGCCCTCCTGGCCCTTCCCTACCCACCCCGCAGACGTAGATTCATGAACACGGTGCACCCGGTCGTGAGGCCGTATTCCCCCAGTGGGTGCTCAtcatccatgggcttcccttcAAAAGACAGCCAGAATTGGTCCGCTTGCACACGCTCCTTTTGGCACACCTGCTGCTTGAGCACAGCCACAGTCTGCGTCAGCTGGACCTCATAGGAGCTGCTGCGACCCTTGTCGTTCCTCACCAGGATGTTCAGGGTGGCGCTGCAGTTCTGCACCATCAGCAGGATGGTGCTGCCAGCTTTCAGGCCCTGGTGGACAAGGGGCACCCCTTCCTGCAGCACTTCCCTGCTGTCAAGGTGGGCCAGGCGCTGCTGGAAAGCAGGCACATTGATCTTCTGGGCGATGAACTGCTTCAGCTCAGATACCATCATGGAGTCCCTCAGAGGCACCAGGATCTCCTCGCCCCCTAGCATCTTCACCTTCAGGTCCCCGCCCTGTGGGCATCACACAGATTTAGAAGTCCTGGGACTACTGCACATGCAGCACTGACAGTTGGGTGAGTGTCAGACCCCAGGGATGCAGCTCCCTCCTCTCCACCCTTCCCATCCACCAGGAGGGGGACCCCAGGCACTGGAGAATGCAAGGGAGCAGAAGAGCCACTACCCACAACCTTCATGTCATCTCTCCAATAAAATACCCCCCTGCCCTGTGCTGATTCCAAGGGATCTCAGAGTTGGCCGCTGGGCAGAAGCCACCTTTCAGGACCCAGACCCTGATTTCAGAAAGAGCCTTGTTCCTCCCCTCAAACTTAGGGAACTGGATGCTTTGAGTAGCTCTACCTGCCTGTGCATATGTAGGCATTCTTCTCCTGGGAGATGCCACCAGGCAGGGGAGTACAGAGCCCACGTGCCCCACCTGTCAAACCCGCCTCACCACTCACCATGGCCGTGGGTTCTGGTGTCAGGTTCTCTGCAGACACTGGTTGGCTGTAGCTGCCTCTCCGCTCTCAGCGCTCTCCAGCGCTGGCAGCTCAGCCCTTTAAAAGCCTGAGCAAACCACGTCAGAGTTACATAGGCTAATTCAGCTTCAGTTTCGGTTTCCTTTTCCCAGGACAGCCCCAGAGTGAGAAACGGAAACCATGCCCCATGCGATGACACAAGGAACTGAGGTGGGCTGGGCAGGGGGGCTTTCCACCTGACCAGCTGGGTCTGGGACTGTGATAGCATCCCCACCTCCAGGATTGAGTGTTCAGAAATCCCTGCATGTTCCACACCTCGGGTCCTTTCCAAGATGCACACATATCGTAATAACATGAGCTAAGAAtcagaaactttcactttccatttacCAATTTGCAAAATTACTAACCTTGAAAAATATTGCCAGGGTTAAttccaaaataacaaaatattgacAATCTACTCAGAGATAATCACTGTGTGTTTATGACAATGTGTGTTCAGAttgttttaatgaaaaagaatgtatcttTTCTATAAAAACGAACTCATGGACACTcttgagaaagtgaaaaactacacaaaatggggaaaaatatttgcaatccaTGTGTCAGATAAGAGTCTAGTATCTGCATCGTCTGGAACTTTTACAACTCAACAACTGAAAGATAAGCAACTCAATTAAAAGTTGGGCAAatgacttaaatagacattttaaaatagaaaatacataaatgGCCAACAGccacatgaaaatatattcaacatCATTGGAAATGATGGgaaccagggaaatgcaaatcaaaaccagatgTACTATGTCACACCCACTAGcatgaatataataataattaaaaagagaataataagtgttggtgaagatgtcaAAAAAATGGAATCttcatacattgctgatgggaTTGTGAAATTATGTAGCCACTGCAGAAAACAATCTAGTcattcctcaaaaggttaaataGAAttttcatatgacccagcaattccactcctagagtATGCCCAGAGAACTGACAACAGGTGTTCAAACAGATGCTTGCACCCAAATGTTAACAGCAGCTCTAGTCATAGAATGGTTGAAATGGGGGGAGGAACCAAACCCATCAGCAGGTGGAGGCACGAAGTGTGGTGCCTCCTTATAGTAGAATGCTCCTCAGCCATAACCAAGGATGGAGCACTGACGCAGGCTGCAGTGTGAATGATGCTCAGTGAAAAATAACAGACACAGGCCACAAAGCATGTGATTCAACTGATATGAAACATCCACAAGAGGCAAGTCCATAGAGACTGAAATACATTAGTAATTGCCAAGAGCTGCGGGGAGGAGGCATGCGGAGACACCACTTCACGGAGATAAGGCCTCCTTTGGGAATGATAAAAATGTTTCAGAACTAGATAGAGGTGATGGTTGTACTAAAtatactaaatgccactgaattatatACTATAAAATGGTTAAGTTTATGTTACATGAGCttcacctcaattaaaaaaaaaaattgaaaaaaaaaatcctcctgctaCTCTCAACATTTTGAAACCTGCTTcattcacagttcagttcagtcactcagtcctgttgggctctttgagaccccatgactcaaagactgcaccacgccaggcctccctgtccatcaccaactcctggaacatctggaagttcttggttcctgtgctgttgatgcctggcttggagaattttgaccattcctttgctagtgtgtgagaaaaTGAGTGctaatgtgtggtagtttgaaccttctttggcattgcctttctttgggattggaatgaaaactgaccttttccagttctgtggccaatactgagttttccaaatttgctggcatattgagtgcagcactttcacagcatcatgtcttaggatttgaaatagctcaactggaattccatcacctccactagctttgttcatagtgatgcttcctaaggcccacttgacttggcattccaggatctctggctctaagtgagtgatcacaccatcattgtggttatctgggtcatgaagatcttttttgtatagttcttctttgtattcttgccacctcttttgctgcttctgttagagccataccatttctgccctttattgtgcccatctttgcatgacatgtttccttgatatctctaattttcttgaagagatctctagtctttcttattctattgttttcctctatttctttgcattgatcactgaggaaggcttctgagaaaggctttcttatctctccttgatattctttggaactctgcattcagatgggtatatctttccttttctcctgtgcttttagcttctcttcttttctcagctatttgtaaggcctcatacTTTTATGCAAGTTGTTTTAATGGCTGCGTATGTGCATCTGTTGCCCATAGCAACAAAGTCCATTACAGAATAAAGTGTAATTTAGTTAACCAGtctcatatttttttaataaatattggttGTTCCCACATTTTTACTATTACAAATAGCACATCTCAGGCATATgttagctaaaaataaaaataaatacttagggaattccctggcagtccagtggttaggacttcatacGTTCACTTCAggagcacaggttccatccctggttgggaaactaagatcccacaagctgcagccaaaataaataaataaaataaaaataaatacctaaaaataattaaatatttaaaaaataaattttaaactaaataaattttaaataaatgaaaggaatggGGGAAACCAAATTGTTTTCATATGAATTAATCATTAATTCCCCCAAAATAATCTTATAGGGCACCAAAGTTGTTAACATGCAAAAAACAGTTTAAATATTGTTTATATTATTCTAAATTTCTAACTTGACTCATTCCTTGCATAAATAATATTAGTATTATAAAACGAaagccacaaacaaaacaaagattaCAGAATGTGAAAATCCCTGTCTTCTTCAAAAAACCATTATTTTGattctgttttttgtgttttgttgttgttgttgttgttttgggcaTGGCATGCAGccagcaggatcttagttccctgattagggtTCGAACTGATGCCTCTTGCTTTGGGAGCactaagtcttaaccactggaccaccaggaaagtccccagatgaccattattaaATATGGCACAAAGATAAAGGAATGAAACAACAATTCAAAAAAACTTtaagtaataaaaaattttttaaagataacaaaaatatggtatatacagTAATAgaacctttattttcttttagttacTTCACTGAATGTCACCTGCTTTGGACAAGAGGAACTAGAAGCAAAGGCTTTAGGCAGGCAAAATGATAGCCCTGATAGCATGTCTCCGTGTCTTGGAGGCTTTTAAGccaccacaaactgggtggcttaaaacaacagaaatgtattccctCACAGGTCTAAAGAGCAGAGGTCTGAAATCCAGGGGAACTAAAGGACCAGGATTGTCAGCTTGattaaaaataatctgattttaCACAGCTTACAGAAGACATAAATCATATGAAATATAAAGGTACAGGAAACCGAAAGTAAAAGGATGAAAGGAAACCTACTGTGTGAATGTTAACTAAAAGGAAGCAGATGTGACCATATTAACAATTTTACTAACAGATTAACAAAGAACCTTATAGTCGTATTAGATACAGAAGGTTGCATAACAATAAAAGGTTGAGCTCAAtggtaaaatgaaattatttttaatttgtatgcacCTAACAACATGATCACAAAATACATATGTTCTAGACAAAAACCTGAATATCCTATTTATGAAGTTACAATGACCACTTATAAAGGGGTCTTTGGTTAATATTTGGTTTCATTTACAAACTAACTTAAACTTCCTAAAACCTTTAAAACAGTATCTATATCATTTAAtatacttgcttttatttttaagcccTTCAACCATCTAACAGcagtagcaacaacaaaaaactctccCAAGAACATCCACGACCTCACTTATATCTATGCGCCTCGTCCACTGAGGCTGCTGTGGATACAGCCGAGTGACTATGCTTCTATGCTGACCCCATAATCTGTGGTGGAGCCAAGAGCCAGAGTGATCTACACACAACCTTCTCTCCCATGGCTTCCCATAATCTTCCCAGAGAAGAGAGGAGCTTAGGCTTGTTCTTCTGACCACCCTGCTGACCCTCTAATCTCCTCTCCTGTCCACCTGCCCCCACTGAGCACTTGGCTCCAAGACTGGCTGCCTTGCCAAGGCAAAGAACTACAAAATTCCAGGCTGAAGCTGGTGGCGGCTTGCAGCCAGTGGTGGAAAAGCAATAGGTCAGAAGTGGGTGTGTGTATACATCAGGGAGATAGAGCCACTGGAGGACCTGCCAGAAAGCACTGGGAGTGAACTCTGAGGGTCAAGGATGATGGCAGAATGCTGGTCTGAGAACTGAGAACAGTCAGATTCAGAGGAGGCTGGTGCCTCAGTCAGGCTCCACCACTGGGCAGAGAGTGCTCCAGCTGTGTGGATAGAAAGGTTAGGGTGAAGACTTGTTCCCCAAGTTCCAGAGGACTGAAAGGCACAAGGAGAAGCGGGAGGCAGAACCTGAGACAAGAGGCTGAGGgtgtggagggaggaggcaggacccCAGGTCACCCTGGAAAAGCAGCAGGGATCTTGTACTGCAGACTCTGACCTGAGCCCTGTGGGCGGGGCTTCCTGGTGGGCGTGTCCTCCAGGGTGGATGGGAATCTGAGGGCTACAGTCAACACCCAGTACCTAGGATTGGAAGCTTAGTTGCCAACTCTATACCAGGATGCCCCAGGGAGGCCAGGAAGTCCAGAAGATCAACCATGTGAATTTTGAAGTCAACAAGGACTGTGACAGGAGCCGCTGGAGAAACTGACAGAGAATCAGGAGTGAACATTCAGAAGGTATGGGGAGGCCCCCTCAGGGTGGCAGTGGACTTCACAAGGTGAGATCTGTTAATAAGATGAGGTTCAAAGCTGGGGCTTTTTTTGGTGAAGAAGAAAGTAGTCTGGATGTGACCAGCAGAAGGAGAGCGAAGCGTACCTCTCCAGAGAGTGGTGGTCCAAGGAGACTGGACAGACGCACCCTTGGAAGCCCACAGGGAGGTGGCATCACAGGCAGAGGCAGACAGGGTGGGAAGCTCTGTCACCACACAGAACTGGGGGGACGTGGCTTCCCCAGTGTGGAGAGGTGTCAACATTCAATAATGGAGAAAGATGTTGACAATGCCCAGAGCTGGTGGGCCGTCCACCAGGTGGGCCTCCACCTGGTGGAGGTGCTGTCATGTATCAGGTGTTGGGGGGATGCTCCAACTACCCAGCATCAAGGGCCGAGGGAAGGTGTCTTGGTCCACTGGCCCgtaaaaataaaagatgcctCTCAGGGTTAGGATTAGGGTCCTGGTCATCTGCTTCCTTCTCTATACTGAATCCTGGGTTCCTCCAGCCCTAGTCTCTGCCACTCTATCATCCCAGCACCCAACTCCCATGCTCCAGGAGAGACCCTGCAATGACTCTAGCCTGGTCACATGGCAACTCTGGTCCTGGCTGCCTGAGTCCACAGGCTGTTGTCCCTtggcaggagaagagggaataGGAGGATGGGGTTGTCGGTCATGCTCTACGGTATCTCTGATATCCTGGGACCCATGTGCCTGTGGAATGCTGAGGGGCAGGGTGCAAGTGCAGGTGCCACGCCCCCGTCAGAAGTTGGGAGGGGCCCATGCACAGACAGCATCTGGCAGGCCCCTGAGGGACACTGTCTGAATGTTGTGGAATGCTGTCATGGGAGCCAGATGTGAGAAagaccccccccccgccccgcaatCCAAGGCTGCAGCCCAGTGTCTGGACTGGAAAATACACTTATCTTCCCACACAGACTCCCCCACTACCTTTCTTGCCTGTTGGCCAACAGTGGTCCCTAGAGATGCCCCTGGGACCATCAGCCTACTGGGACTTGGCCAACTCAAGCCTGGATCTAGGAGGACAGATAGTTGGCCTTGGATAGCTGCAAAAGTCACCTTGTCAGATGGACAGCCAGTGCTGGAAGCTTCTGCGACTCTGTGAATAccagagaaaggaaggaacaagGCTGCGGGAGGTGggtgctggggaggggggtgggtccAGGGCTTGGGCCATCTTAGCTGTTCCAATTACTATTGTTTCATAACGAATGACCCCAAAGGGTCACAGTAACACCAGTCATGTGAATCAAGAGTGGAACAGAGCACACAGGGGCAGCTGGGAAAGTGTGAGTGAGGGCTCTGAAGTGGCAGGTTGGGATCACCTGTCTGGCAGCTGAGATTTCTAGGCTCCTAGCTCAACACTTATACTAGGCTTCTCCATGGGGCCTTTCCATGAGGTCAGTTCAGGCTTCCTCACAGAGGGGCCAGTGGTTTCCAGGAGTGAGTTTCCCAGGACAGCAAGGTGAACGTTTTTAAAGTCAAGCGTCAGAATTCATAGCTCACCACTGCCCCTGTCTTTGCTGGTTAATGTCATCACAAAATCTCACCAAGGACACACAGGTAGAGTATTTGGGGTGGATGTATTGTAGCCATCTTTGGAAAATGCAGTGTTCCACATCAGTATTTCTCAGCACAGTTTCCCCACTGCAGCCTAGGACTTTCCCTCCCTACTCAGAGCAAGGGAGCCCCTACGGTCCCCAGGAGTCCCAGGTcctaccagagatcaaatccagatGTAAAAGTCAGGAAGGGGACAGCCAGAGGTACGAGGGCCCAGAGAGAGAGTGGGGGTGCAGCCCAGTGGGAAGGACATAAGGATGTAGATGACACCCCTGGGAACTCACTCTGCTCTGTGTGACAGAAGGCTCCTTGTTGGGGCTGGAAAGGCCAAGAAACAGGCTTCTGAAGACCCCACGTAGGGAGGGGGTGTCTCAGAGGGTAGAGGGTACAGTGGGGCATGTGGCAGAGGTGAATCCAGGTGACTCCGTCCCGCTTGCATGTGCTGGGGGCTTTCAAAATCAGATCTCATCTTCTCAGTCaaagtgtgaaaatgttagttgctcagtcatgtttgactctttgtgaccccatggactatagcccagggctaaatgaaaaggcagcccattttacaggtgaggaaacaggtaCAGGAGGGTCCttccttcagttgctcagttgtgtccgactctgcgacccttttggctgtagccccccaggctgtccataagatttcccaggcaagaatactggagtgggtcgccatttcctcctccgggagggggcagggtgtcttcccccacccagtgatcaaacctgcatcacaGGCGTCTGCACTGGGCCCCAGAATGGACCCCAGACTGGACCCCTGGGAAAGGGTATTGAGGTGGTGGCCAGCCAGCATCGCCACCCACTAGATAGAATGTAGTGTGGGAGGTGGCCCTTCCGAGATGCCAGTTGGGCCTCTCTGCTGCTCAGAAAAGCCAAGCATGACTCTCCTAGACCCGTCTGGGGACCTGAAGCCACTAGAGCCCCGCTCCCACctgtccctgcccctcctcccttggTCCTGTGGTTCCTTTCCATTCTGGGaatgccacttcctcctctggaCTTGCAgctagctgctgctaagtcgcttcagtcatatctgactctgttcaactccataaatggcagcctactaggttcccctgtccctgggattctccaggcaagaacactggagtgggttgccattgccttctccagcagagctCACTGCAAAAATACCATCCAGACCACTCAGTGGAAAGAAGGCTTTCTGCTCCCCCCAAAACCTACACATTTCTTACTGTCTCTGGAAACCatgtcattatttattttgctcaTTTGCCTTTTCCTCCCGCATCAGTTCAGAGTCCAGGAGATGCTTCCCCAGCCCCAAGGGCAGTCGGGCCCACAGTGGGCCTCCAGAGAGGTTTGTGGGATGCAGACAAGACTGCCCAGGCCACCATGGGCTGGCATCCCAGAACTCAAAAGATGACTGTGCCCCACAAGGGAATTCAAAGTGAAAACATCAAACACGAAAATAAGCTTAGCCCTCTTTCCTCCACGTGCTTCTTTGAAATAACAAACAGAAATGTAACAATTATCCTTCATTTTTTGTGAGTTCTACTTTCTTAGCTGCTGCTTGGCTCATCACTGTTGGGTAATCCAGAAGAGAGTGACATCACCAGTGGCCATACATCATGACATCTGGCTTGTGTCATCATCTACCTTAAACCTGAGACACCACCTATGATTGCCTGGAGACATCACCAGCCTGACCAGTTACATCCTTACATTCCATACCATGACATCATCCTGCCTGTGATGACGTCACTATCTGCTCTGCGGCATCTCTTTCATTGGCCCTGTGATGCCACCCTGCCTTCCTCACGACCTTGGCCAGCCAGCCTCTCTCCTGTCCAgcggctgttgttccatgtccactgtGTCCTCGGCATCGTGCAGGTGCTGCTGGCGGCGAGGGTCAGATCCGCAGGCCGCGCGGAGGTCCAAGGCCCCGGCGGATTTGCGGAAGGCGGAGGCTCGCCTGTTCTTCGTGAGGGCATAAGTGCCCCTCGCGAATTTTCCTTTCAGATTTCCCGCGGTCCCCGCTCGGCCTGAAGGTGAGCCTCGCGCCTCCGGCCTCCCGGAGAGGCCCCCTCCCGGCGCATCGCTCGGAACGGGGGACCGGGGCGCGGCGATTTTCCCGCCTACCCGGCGTAGTCCGAGGCAGACGCGGGCGGGGTGCCCCGGCTCGCCTTTGTCGCCAGCGGGGTCTGTGGGCCGGGAGCTGACTCGTGACTGACAGCCGGCGGGGGCAGCGGCCGGGGGCGGGCTGCCCGGCGCCGGCGGCTCATTGGCTGGCGCGAGTGTGGGAAAGAACGCGGAGAGGGATTCCCACGCCCCGCAGCCGCGCTGCCTTAAATAGCCGGGCTGCTGCAGACACGCGCTTGGTAGCTGAGCCTGGGACCCGCAGAAGGGCCTGGGAAACCGCGCGCCCAGCCTACCCTCGGCTGGGGGCGGCGAGGGGGCGCACCATGCCTGCGGACACCCCGGGGAAGCTGAGGGCCTCGCCGCGGGCGGGAGCGCCGGCCGGCGCCAGCCGGACCCCAGACCAGCCCCGGAGCGTGGCCGAGCACCGGAAGGTGGGAACCTGGCCGGGCGTGGGTTGGCAGGAGCGCGGGGCCGGGGGTGGGCCGCGAAAGGGAGAGGGGAGCTGACGCCTGCAGAACTCAGTGGCTGCCGGCTCCGCAGTCCTCCAAGCCCGTCATGGAGAAGCGGCGCCGAGCGCGCATCAACGAGAGTCTGGCTCAGCTGCAGAGCCTCCTCCTGGACGCCCTCAGGAAAGAggtgagttgggggtgggggcgagATCGGGGAGCCTGGAATCCCGGCCTTCCTGGGCGGCCCGCCGCCCTCACCGGCCCCGCCCGCAGAGCTCCCGCCGCTCGAAGCTGGAGAAGGCGGACATCCTGGAGCTGACCGTGAGGCACCTGCAGAGCCTGCGGCGCGTGCAGGTGACAGGTGAGGCGAGGGCGGCGGCGAGGGCTCAGGGGCCGGGGCTGCGGCCGCGGGCGCCGACCGCCTGTCCCTGCCACCCCCGCAGCTGCCCTCCGCTCGGACCCCGCCATCCTGGGCAAGTATCGCGCCGGCTTCCATGAGTGTCTGGCCGAAGTGAATCGCTTCCTGGCTGGCTGCGAGGGCGTCCCTGCGGACGTGCGGTCTCGTCTGCTCGGCCATCTGGCAGCCTGCCTGGCCCGGCTGGGGCCCGCGCGCCGCC
It contains:
- the ISG15 gene encoding ubiquitin-like protein ISG15 is translated as MGGDLKVKMLGGEEILVPLRDSMMVSELKQFIAQKINVPAFQQRLAHLDSREVLQEGVPLVHQGLKAGSTILLMVQNCSATLNILVRNDKGRSSSYEVQLTQTVAVLKQQVCQKERVQADQFWLSFEGKPMDDEHPLGEYGLTTGCTVFMNLRLRGG
- the HES4 gene encoding transcription factor HES-4; amino-acid sequence: MPADTPGKLRASPRAGAPAGASRTPDQPRSVAEHRKSSKPVMEKRRRARINESLAQLQSLLLDALRKESSRRSKLEKADILELTVRHLQSLRRVQVTAALRSDPAILGKYRAGFHECLAEVNRFLAGCEGVPADVRSRLLGHLAACLARLGPARRPLPLAPATEALEPEIYAGRPPPPAFDGPCPLPRPGAALAPIFLPRLVLAAPGAGAQGQGAPWRPWLR